A region of Diospyros lotus cultivar Yz01 chromosome 3, ASM1463336v1, whole genome shotgun sequence DNA encodes the following proteins:
- the LOC127797290 gene encoding uncharacterized protein At1g66480-like: MGNSLGGRKTAKIMKIDGETFKVKTPAQAMEVTKDFPSHVLLESEAVKHYGFRAKPLEPWRELRPRRLYFLVELPDDKAARRVCSGINMGAMERLESLMLARRSASDLSQVKPPMVMVEEAEAGAGSVRVKVRLSREEVARLVAESQDEAEAVEKIMGLCRAADGGDGSAHRRQLNCKEADGHDGAVKGCLKPRGKRVGFSPVRDTDVRLVAAS; the protein is encoded by the exons ATGGGTAACAGCTTAGGAGGAAGAAAGACGGCAAAGATCATGAAAATAGACGGCGAGACCTTCAAGGTGAAGACGCCGGCGCAAGCCATGGAGGTGACAAAGGATTTTCCCAGCCACGTTTTGCTGGAATCTGAAGCAGTGAAGCATTACGGCTTCCGGGCGAAGCCATTGGAACCGTGGCGGGAGCTCAGGCCGAGAAGGCTGTATTTTCTGGTGGAGTTGCCGGATGATAAGGCGGCCAGGAGGGTGTGTTCGGGGATAAACATGGGCGCCATGGAGCGGCTGGAGAGCCTGATGCTGGCGAGGAGGTCGGCTTCGGATCTTTCGCAGGTGAAGCCGCCGATGGTTATGGTGGAGGAGGCGGAGGCCGGGGCCGGGAGTGTGAGGGTGAAGGTGAGGCTGAGTAGGGAGGAGGTGGCCAGGTTGGTGGCTGAGAGTCAAGACGAGGCTGAGGCGGTTGAGAAGATTATGGGCCTCTGCAGGGCGGCTGACGGCGGCGATGGCTCGGCTCACCGCCGGCAATTAAATTGTAAGGAGGCGGATGGCCATGATGGAGCAGTGAAAGGTTGCCTGAAACCGCGCGGG AAGCGAGTTGGTTTCTCGCCGGTTAGGGATACGGACGTCCGGTTAGTGGCAGcatcttag